Proteins co-encoded in one Azospirillum humicireducens genomic window:
- a CDS encoding HD domain-containing phosphohydrolase: protein MNILIVDDDRTNLFIMGAIVRRLDDAEPIGMDNPLEAVEWLRGNEPDLILLDQMMPDMDGMDLLRHIREDPRLENVPVVMITANTAVDIRVRALDEGCSDFLTKPIVVPEVQARLRNLLALRQSRALLRDRAALLAAEVERVTAALQRQGEELVNRLSRASEYRDPETGAHIERMALYSRLVAEAAGCGGAYAQELMKAAPMHDIGKIGIPDMILLKPGRLTSEELTVMRQHATIGHRILANSDIPLLRLAAEIALSHHEKFDGSGYPNGLAGTAIPLSGRIVAIADVFDALTSTRPYKRSWTLEEARAYMVEQRGRHFDPALLDAFLSCWDKVCTIHHENADELPALCPTEH from the coding sequence ATGAACATCCTCATCGTCGACGACGACCGCACCAACCTGTTCATCATGGGCGCCATCGTCCGCCGTCTGGACGATGCGGAGCCCATCGGCATGGACAACCCGCTGGAGGCCGTGGAGTGGCTGCGCGGGAACGAGCCGGACCTGATCCTGCTGGACCAGATGATGCCGGACATGGACGGCATGGACCTGCTGCGCCACATCCGCGAGGATCCGCGGCTGGAGAATGTTCCCGTGGTGATGATCACCGCCAACACGGCGGTGGACATCCGGGTGCGGGCGCTGGACGAGGGCTGCAGCGATTTCCTGACCAAGCCGATCGTGGTGCCGGAGGTGCAGGCCCGCCTGCGCAACCTGCTGGCCCTGCGCCAGAGCCGCGCCCTGCTGCGCGACCGCGCCGCCCTGCTGGCCGCCGAGGTGGAGCGGGTGACCGCCGCGCTCCAGCGCCAGGGGGAGGAGCTGGTCAACCGCCTGTCGCGCGCCTCCGAATACCGCGACCCCGAAACCGGTGCCCATATCGAACGGATGGCGCTCTATTCGCGCCTCGTCGCTGAGGCGGCGGGCTGCGGCGGCGCCTATGCCCAGGAGTTGATGAAGGCGGCGCCGATGCATGACATCGGCAAGATCGGCATCCCCGACATGATCCTGCTGAAGCCGGGACGGCTGACCTCGGAGGAATTGACGGTGATGCGCCAGCACGCCACCATCGGCCATCGCATCCTGGCCAACAGCGACATCCCGCTGCTGCGGCTGGCCGCGGAGATCGCGCTCAGCCATCATGAGAAGTTCGACGGCAGCGGCTACCCCAACGGGCTGGCAGGCACGGCGATCCCGCTGTCCGGCCGCATCGTCGCCATCGCCGACGTGTTCGACGCGCTCACCTCCACCCGGCCCTACAAGCGGTCGTGGACGCTGGAGGAGGCGCGCGCCTACATGGTGGAACAGCGCGGCCGCCACTTCGATCCCGCCCTTCTCGACGCCTTCCTGTCGTGCTGGGACAAGGTCTGCACCATCCACCACGAGAATGCCGACGAGTTGCCGGCACTCTGCCCGACCGAGCATTGA
- a CDS encoding LuxR C-terminal-related transcriptional regulator: protein MKILVADDHPLFRDALELSVRQAWPDAEVGCIGSLLELPAVRQFPDGASPLALRYDLIVLDWRMPGAEGSNPVSVLRQAGIQGPVAVVTGAEDPVTALEVLRCGAEAYLPKTTPRRVLAQALRLVAEGGSFVPKCVALDLMQMTDLSLDIEEAEDVEDPVAEGEGALSSPLTDREQQVLSMLATGATNKEIGRHLSLQEVTVKLHTRRILRKLGARNRTDAVRRAQQAGLLSRSLDEASS from the coding sequence ATGAAGATCTTGGTGGCAGACGACCATCCCCTGTTCCGGGATGCGCTTGAGCTGTCGGTCCGGCAGGCCTGGCCGGATGCCGAGGTTGGCTGCATCGGGTCGTTGCTGGAATTGCCCGCGGTGCGGCAGTTTCCCGACGGCGCGTCTCCCCTGGCTCTCCGTTACGACCTGATCGTCCTTGATTGGCGCATGCCGGGTGCCGAGGGAAGCAATCCGGTCAGCGTGCTCCGCCAAGCCGGGATCCAGGGGCCGGTCGCGGTCGTGACCGGGGCGGAGGACCCTGTGACGGCGTTAGAGGTGCTGCGTTGTGGCGCCGAGGCCTATCTGCCGAAGACCACGCCGCGCCGCGTCCTGGCGCAGGCGCTCCGGCTGGTGGCGGAGGGCGGCAGCTTCGTGCCGAAATGCGTCGCGCTCGACCTGATGCAGATGACCGACCTGTCGCTCGACATCGAAGAGGCGGAGGATGTCGAGGATCCCGTGGCGGAGGGGGAGGGAGCGCTGTCGTCCCCCCTGACCGACCGGGAGCAGCAGGTGCTGTCCATGCTTGCCACCGGGGCGACCAACAAGGAGATCGGCCGTCACCTGAGCCTTCAGGAGGTGACGGTCAAGCTGCACACCCGCCGCATCCTGCGCAAGCTGGGGGCCCGCAACCGCACCGATGCCGTCCGGCGGGCCCAGCAGGCCGGGCTGCTGTCGCGCAGCCTTGACGAAGCGTCGTCCTGA
- a CDS encoding response regulator, with translation MDMTLYELRAKPGTLAGTVLLVDDDPDFRGMTRIAFARAGYTVHEAENGNAALAILAGHSVDLVVTDIIMPEADGYEVILRLKAQPSRPPLIAVTGGSLRLRMELPGMARLLGADAAFEKPVDLSALLAEAGRLIAARKGNCTG, from the coding sequence ATGGACATGACCCTTTACGAGCTGCGGGCCAAACCCGGCACACTGGCCGGCACCGTCCTGCTGGTCGACGACGATCCCGACTTCCGCGGGATGACCCGCATCGCCTTCGCGCGCGCCGGCTATACCGTCCATGAGGCCGAGAACGGCAACGCCGCCCTGGCGATCCTGGCCGGCCATTCGGTGGATCTGGTCGTGACCGACATCATCATGCCCGAGGCCGACGGATACGAGGTGATCCTGCGGCTGAAGGCGCAACCGTCCCGCCCGCCATTGATCGCGGTCACCGGCGGCAGCCTGCGGCTGCGCATGGAGCTGCCGGGAATGGCCCGCCTGCTGGGGGCCGACGCGGCGTTCGAAAAGCCGGTCGACCTGTCGGCCCTGCTGGCGGAAGCCGGGCGGCTGATCGCGGCCCGCAAGGGGAATTGCACCGGATGA